From Salarias fasciatus chromosome 12, fSalaFa1.1, whole genome shotgun sequence, the proteins below share one genomic window:
- the elac1 gene encoding zinc phosphodiesterase ELAC protein 1 — MSMDITFLGNGSAYPSPHRGASALVLRTEGDCWLFDCGEGTQTQLMKSQIRAGRISKVFISHLHGDHLFGLPGLLCTVSLNTNPEVQQTPNCMDIYGPRGLRHFVRTTLGLTGSQLLFPYAVHELEPTHDQSPAEGSLSLETTAERGPLHPQEQPGRTISLDASTDSYLLFEDKKFVVKAFRLFHRVPSFGFCVEEHERPGRLKTELLKELGMKPGPFYGRLKAGEPVTLEDGRVVRPSEVLEDAIPGRKVCVFGDCSSALGEAPARLCAGADVLVHEATLADEHRDKAVEHGHSTPQMAAAAARACGARRLVLYHFSQRYKPCSLQRDGDEDDVSELKRQAEEALQDCGVEVTLAEDFLTLPVPVRKNRCRESD, encoded by the exons ATGTCCATGGATATAACCTTCCTCGGGAACGGCTCGGCCTACCCGTCTCCTCACCGCGGGGCCTCGGCTCTGGTGCTGCGGACGGAGGGGGACTGCTGGCTGTTCGACTGCGGGGAGGGAACCCAGACCCAGCTGATGAAGAGCCAGATCCGAGCCG GCCGAATCTCTAAGGTGTTCATCTCCCATCTGCATGGAGATCATCTGTTTGGGTTGCCTGGTCTCCTTTGTACTGTGAGCCTCAACACCAACCCTGAGGTGCAGCAGACTCCTAACTGCATGGACATCTACGGGCCCCGGGGCCTCCGTCACTTCGTCAGGACCACACTCGGCCTCACAGGATCGCAGCTGCTCTTCCCTTACGCAG TGCATGAACTGGAGCCAACGCATGATCAGAGTCCAGCCGAGGGGAGCCTCAGCTTGGAG acgACAGCAGAGCGCGGCCCTCTCCACCCTCAGGAGCAGCCAGGCAGGACCATCTCACTGGACGCCTCCACCGACTCCTATCTCCTCTTTGAAGACAAGAAGTTTGTTGTCAAAGCCTTCAGGTTGTTCCACCGCGTGCCTTCCTTTGGTTTCTGTGTCGAGGAGCATGAACGACCCGGAAGACTGAAAACTGAACTGTTGAAGGAACtcg GCATGAAGCCGGGGCCGTTCTACGGCCGTCTCAAAGCCGGAGAGCCTGTCACTCTTGAGGACGGCCGTGTGGTGCGGCCCAGCGAGGTCCTGGAAGACGCCATCCCCGGGCGGAAGGTGTGTGTATTCGGGGACTGCAGCTCGGCGCTCGGAGAGGCGCCGGCGAGGCTGTGCGCCGGAGCCGACGTCCTGGTCCACGAGGCGACCCTTGCCGACGAGCACAGGGACAAAGCGGTGGAACACGGACACAGCACGCCgcagatggcggcggcggcggcccgggcGTGCGGCGCCAGGAGGCTGGTGCTGTACCACTTCAGCCAGCGCTACAAACCCTGCTCCCTGCAGAGGGACGGCGACGAGGACGACGTTTCAGAGCTGAAGAGGCAGGCGGAGGAAGCTCTGCAGGACTGTGGCGTCGAAGTGACGCTCGCTGAGGATTTCCTGACGCTGCCCGTCCCCGTTCGGAAAAACAGATGCAGGGAATCAGATTAA
- the me2 gene encoding NAD-dependent malic enzyme, mitochondrial, producing MLSRLRTTWSLRPCVSVCRWAHTKEKGKPLMLNPRTNKGMAFTLQERQILGIHGLLPPKVETQDLQAMRFQNNLKKMTDPLQKYIYLMGIQERNERLFYRVLMGDIEELMPIVYTPTVGLACTHYGHIFRRPKGLFISIRDRGHVRSILDNWPETNVAAVVVTDGERILGLGDLGVYGMGIPVGKLCLYTACAGIRPEKCLPVAIDVGTDNETLLKDPLYMGLYQKRDRSQAYDDLIDEFMEAVVDKYGQDTLIQFEDFGNHNAFRFLRKYREKYCTFNDDIQGTASVALAGLLAAQRAIGKPITEHRVLFLGAGEAALGIANLIVMAMMESGMTQAEARQKIWMYDKYGLLVKGREQVTDANQEGFVHDSPGDVQSFLEAVNTIKPTAIIGVSGAGRLFTHDVIKAMGALNERPIIFALSNPTAKAECTAEEAYTLTDGRCLFASGSPFGPVTLSDGRVFTPGQGNNAYIFPGVALAVILSGVRHISDTVFLEAAKTLAEQLTDKELEEGRLYPPLSNIREVSVQMAVKVVEYVYANGMAFRYPEPLDKNAFVHATVWNTNYDSFLPDTYDWPGVSYSPKTD from the exons GGTATGGCCTTCACCTTACAAGAACGACAAATTTTAGGTATCCACGGTCTGTTGCCTCCCAAAGTGGAGACTCAGGACCTGCAGGCCATGCGCTTTCAGAATAATCTCAAGAAGATGACTGATCCCCTTCAGAA ATATATCTACCTGATGGGCATCCAGGAGAGGAATGAGAGGCTCTTTTATCGGGTGTTGATGGGAGACATCGAAGAGCTGATGCCGATCGTTTATACTCCCACTGTCGGTCTGGCCTGCACACACTATGGGCACATCTTCAGAAGACCCAA GGGTTTGTTCATATCCATCCGGGACAGAGGACACGTCCGCTCCATCCTGGACAACTGGCCAGAAACTAATGTTGCT gcTGTAGTCGTCACTGATGGAGAGCGAATCTTAGGATTAGGGGACCTTGGCGTTTACGGAATGGGAATTCCAGTTGGAAAGCTCTGCCTGTACACTGCCTGCGCCGGCATCAGGCCTGAGAAATGTCTGCCTGTGGCGATAGATGTGGGCACGGACAATGAG ACTCTCCTGAAGGATCCGCTCTACATGGGCCTGTATCAGAAGCGAGACCGCTCTCAAGCCTACGACGATCTGATCGATGAGTTCATGGAGGCTGTGGTGGACAAGTACGGGCAGGACACACTGATCCAGTTTGAAGACTTCGGGAACCACAATGCCTTCCGCTTCCTCAGGAAGTACAGGGAGAAGTACTGCACCTTCAACGACGACATCCAAG GCACCGCGTCTGTTGCTCTTGCTGGTCTGTTGGCGGCTCAGAGAGCCATCGGCAAACCCATCACGGAGCACCGAGTGCTTTTCCTGGGAGCAGGAGAG GCTGCTCTTGGTATTGCCAATCTGATCGTCATGGCCATGATGGAGTCCGGGATGACTCAGGCAGAGGCCAGGCAGAAGATCTGGATGTATGATAAATACGGCTTACTCGTAAAG GGCAGAGAGCAGGTGACTGATGCTAACCAGGAGGGTTTTGTCCACGACAGTCCAGGCGACGTGCAGAGCTTTCTGGAGGCGGTCAACACCATCAAACCCACAGCAAtcattg GCGTGTCTGGAGCCGGACGTCTGTTCACGCATGACGTGATTAAAGCCATGGGAGCTCTGAATGAACGGCCAATCATCTTTGCCCTCAGCAACCCGACCGCCAAAGCAGAGTGCACAGCGGAGGAAGCCTACACACTCACCGAT GGCCGATGTCTTTTTGCCAGCGGCAGTCCGTTCGGGCCGGTGACTCTGAGCGACGGCCGCGTCTTCACGCCAGGACAAGGGAACAACGCCTACATCTTCCCAG GGGTGGCTCTGGCAGTGATCCTGAGTGGAGTGAGACACATCAGCGACACAGTGTTCCTCGAGGCTGCAAAG ACTCTTGCAGAGCAGCTGACTGATAAAGAGCTCGAAGAAGGAAGACTGTATCCTCCTCTGTCCAACATCAGAGAGGTCTCTGTCCAGATGGCTGTCAAG GTGGTGGAGTATGTCTATGCCAACGGCATGGCGTTCCGCTACCCTGAGCCTCTGGATAAGAACGCCTTCGTCCACGCCACCGTGTGGAACACCAACTACGACTCCTTCCTGCCAGACACGTATGACTGGCCTGGTGTCAGCTACAGCCCCAAGACCGACTAA